DNA sequence from the Bacteroidales bacterium genome:
AATTAACTCAAAACTATAATCATTCATGGAATTCAAAGATGTAATCCTTAAGCGCGAAAGTGTTCGCAATTATGACCCATCAAGACCGGTACCGAAAGAAGTACTCGAACGCATTCTTGAAGCTGGCAGGCTTGCTCCTTCAGCTGCCAATTATCAGCCCTGGGAATTCTGGCTGATTTCAAGTCCTGAGAAACTTGCCGAAGTTCATCCATGTTATACCCGTCAATGGCTTCATGACGCCCCTCATATCCTGGTTGTAACCGGTGACCTTGACCAGGGTTGGGAAAGAGAAGATGGATTCAATTCGTTGCAGACAGACCTGGCCATTTGCATGCACCAGATGATATTGTCTGCAACCAATGAAGGCGTAGGTAGTTGCTGGGTTACAAACTTCAAACCTGAAGTTCTTCGTAAAGCGCTGGGACTCAAAGAAAGCATGCAGGTTTACGGCATAACTCCATTGGGATATCCCAGACCTGGATTTGTAAGCAGGACTGCCATTATGAGGAAGCAATTGCATGATGTTGTGATCTACAAATAAAAAATTGTCATTCCTTCAAAACTTTCCTGCTGGTATTACTGTTTAATGTTCTATGAAAGTTCATTAAACATAAAACAATAATACAATGAGTGAAATTAAAAATTGGGTCGATGACCTGAACAATATGATTCTGCAGGGTAAAGCAATGGATGCTTTTGAAAAATACTATGCAGAAGATGTAGTAATGCAGGAAAACAATTACCCTGCTACAGTAGGGAAAGATGCAAACCGTCAGCGCGAACTTGATTTCTTTGCAGGCATTACTGCTTTCCGTGGCGCCAAGGTTCATGATGTGGCTATTGGCGACAATGTATCAATGGTGGTATCATCCCTGGATTATTCACATAAGGATTATGGTGACCGTAATTACACACAGGTGGCTGTGCAACACTGGAAAGATGGTAAAATTGTAAATGAACGATTCTTTTACGGTGCGTAATTGGAAAGTATAGCTGTAGCTGGCTTAAATTAAAAAAAGCGCTCTTAATCAAATGATTAAGGGCGCTTTTTTTAACCGGACTACTATTGTTTGCAGAAAATTCAGAAAATATTGGTAACAAGGGATTCAATGCAGAATAAAATATCACCGCAAGGACGCCAGGTATGCGCAAGGACGCAGGCGTATTTTTATAATGTGGTTATAATCCTACCTTTGTCACGATAATTTCAATTCAAATG
Encoded proteins:
- a CDS encoding nuclear transport factor 2 family protein; amino-acid sequence: MSEIKNWVDDLNNMILQGKAMDAFEKYYAEDVVMQENNYPATVGKDANRQRELDFFAGITAFRGAKVHDVAIGDNVSMVVSSLDYSHKDYGDRNYTQVAVQHWKDGKIVNERFFYGA
- a CDS encoding nitroreductase family protein, with protein sequence MEFKDVILKRESVRNYDPSRPVPKEVLERILEAGRLAPSAANYQPWEFWLISSPEKLAEVHPCYTRQWLHDAPHILVVTGDLDQGWEREDGFNSLQTDLAICMHQMILSATNEGVGSCWVTNFKPEVLRKALGLKESMQVYGITPLGYPRPGFVSRTAIMRKQLHDVVIYK